Below is a window of Manis javanica isolate MJ-LG chromosome 2, MJ_LKY, whole genome shotgun sequence DNA.
CTTTTGTTAAGTTGCCTTATGTGCTGTTAATTTGAGAACTTCATTCATGGTGAGGCTGGAAGGGGAGGTGAAGGATAGCCCTCCTTCCAATTCTGTCATGTGGCCCCCCGCCAGGGCTCACAGAGTCCTTCTAAAATTTGCTGCTTCCCAGCCTCTGGCTCTAATTCCTCTCCACCAAGGGATTCAGACCCAGCCCCAGAGGCAGGGTGGGAAACAATTTGGTATGACTATTATCTCTTAAGAAGGGAAACAATTAGCAGTGAGTTGAATTAATGATAATTCATGAAGTAAGGAACCGAATAATGCAATTATTAAttcaagggaaaacaaaaaattgttGACAAAGTAATAGCTTCCCATATGGCTCACTTCTTCCTAGCagacatatttattatatgtacatataactGACTATTGATATAACCCAAATTACAACAtgattactattttaaataattattaatatataaatactgaATTGAAAGGAAATGTGGGTGTGTAGTGGGAGAGGGTCAGACGTAATAGAGATGGGAGGAAAAGAACTAAGTCTTCATTTTCCACTGGGTAAGTTGAGATACCcaaattgaaaaatcaaaaagTAGCCATTCACctagagatacagaaaaaagtaTCCCTTCAAAACagctaaaagaattaaaatatttgctgttagggaagaggaaatgagagagaagaCCTGAGTATTAGTTGTGTATCTTACCTTACATTAAATAAGCAAACAGCTCTTTAAACTGTATGCATATATAACTGTTGGAGGGTGACTTAGGGAAAAAAggttcaagaaaaaagaaaaacaataattgggaaaaaaagaagaggatggATATCACCTAGAGGCCCCTTTTTAACACACTGGTTTATTTTCTTGCTGTATTTCCCCCTCTATTGTGATTtgtttttcccccttcttccctccctctctaccAATGATAAACGTTGctgtaattatatataaaattgatAGCTAACTTATTGAGCCTCGACTTACACAGCAGACGCTGTTCTAACATACACTTTAtatggattatttcatttgattaactCAACTGTGAGTACTGATATTTTAACTTACATCATAATTCTTGTGTTATGGTAGCATATGGGCTTCATAATCACCTTTTTCATGGCACAATACTGTTCCACCCAGTGGAATATTTATCTTTTCCCCAAATTATTAGACTTTTAAGTTGTTATTTTGATTATTAGAAGGAATACTGGGATGATATACTTTTCCCAAAAGCATTTTCCTGACATTTATGCTTTTAGGATAAATTTCCACAAGTAGGATTACTGGGCCTAAGGGTATGAACATGTTACCAAGTTATTGTAAGGTGTCCAGAGCACTTTTGTGTTCCTTGTTTAATGTAATGTGGTGCCCCGTGTAACTCTGAGGTAGGTGGGAAGGAGATTCActgccattttacagacaagattATTGGGAGCTAagttcccaaggtcacacaggtggaGGAGAAGCCAGAAATAAAACACAAGTTTCCCAACTTTCTCTAGATTTCTCTTCCCGCTGCTCCCTCACCAAAGAAATGGAACTCAGGCTGAACTGTCCCTGCCACTTTCCTTCCCAGCCATCTTAGTCTTTACCTAGTGGGGCTTCTCTGTCATAGGCCTTTTCCTTTCATGAAGGCCATTTTGCTTTAGGATCAGTGGTCCCTGGGACTGTCTTGAACTACTAAAACTACTTCTCGATAACCATATACTTTCTCAAGATATAGAAACTATCCAATCATTTGtattctcttatttctttttctttttcaaatgaatgATCAAAAAGTAACTTCAAACATGTCTTTTTCAACCACAGAAGAAAGTGAGTCCTGCTTTGCCCAACCCAAACCATGCACACTGGGAAAAGAACCTACTTTTCATGGCAAGATACGAAAGGAAAGCCTTCCTCCATTAGAGAGACTCAAGAGTTCAGAGGTGTCAACAGCTAATGGTGTTAAATCCCTCCATGAACAGCTCCTGGAAAAGGATGCTGCAGAGTCACCAGAATCCACAGAGAAGACACAGCCTCTAGAGGGGCCCAAGGAGTCTGGGCTGCCTCAGCCAGGTGGCAAAGATGATGCTCCAGGagcaggagaaaagcagaaagacGTGGAAGCAGTGACAGAGACTCAGCCTTTAAAAGGCAATGCTGAGACTGAACCTTTAGGAATAAATGCCAAGTGTCAGCCTTTGAGGACAGCAGGACAGAGGGACTCTCCTGGAGCAGTGGAAGGTCCTGAGACTGCACAAACTGTCAGGGAGATGAAACCTCTGGGAACGGCTGAGGAAATTGCCCCTCTGGAAGCAGCTGGAGAGCTACAACCTCAAGAAGCAGTGGGAAGGAGTGAGCAGCCTCAACTGACAGAAACAGTTCCCAAGGAAGATGAGTCTCCAGAAATATTGGAAGGAAGTCAGTTTGTGGAAACAGCTGAAGAGCAGCAACTTCAAGAAACACTGGGGGAAGATGAGCAGTCTCAACTTCTGCAAACAGTTCCCAAAGAGAATGAAACACCCGAAGTATGGGACAGATGTCAGCTTGTGGAAATAGCTGCAAAAAATGATTCAATCTATAAAACCCCTGAAGGCCCAGGAAACATGGAGCAGATTGAACCTCAAGGAGTCATTGGAACCATGCAGCATCCAGCAGGAATTCTAGAAACAGGGGCAAACATGGGAATGGTCAGGAGTATTCATACCAATGAAGAGGACCAACACATTGAAGGTAAGAATTATGCAGCCAAAGATTCAGGATGTTTAGTTGTACATCAAAGGAGGTCAGCTGTGGGGGTTAGGGGCTGACTGACACACAGCCACTGAAATATCTGcttcaagtggttgaagttcattTGATCCAAACCAAAGTGGCTTCCATACCTGGATTACAGGCATTTGGCTTTCCAGCAAAAATTTC
It encodes the following:
- the POP1 gene encoding ribonucleases P/MRP protein subunit POP1 isoform X4, translating into MGCSSSALHKASHSSRLRSEESESCFAQPKPCTLGKEPTFHGKIRKESLPPLERLKSSEVSTANGVKSLHEQLLEKDAAESPESTEKTQPLEGPKESGLPQPGGKDDAPGAGEKQKDVEAVTETQPLKGNAETEPLGINAKCQPLRTAGQRDSPGAVEGPETAQTVREMKPLGTAEEIAPLEAAGELQPQEAVGRSEQPQLTETVPKEDESPEILEGSQFVETAEEQQLQETLGEDEQSQLLQTVPKENETPEVWDRCQLVEIAAKNDSIYKTPEGPGNMEQIEPQGVIGTMQHPAGILETGANMGMVRSIHTNEEDQHIEGETGEKVETEMENEKVSEGAETKEEETGEVVDLSAAS